Within the Microbacterium sp. 1S1 genome, the region CTGGAGGAGGGAGAGCTTGGGCTCGCGCTTGCCGTTCTCGATGAGGCTGAGCTGGGACCCGGCGACACCGACCAGGGCACCGAGCTCATCGAGTGTGTAGCCCTTCTCCAGGCGACGGTGCCGGATGCGGTGGCCGAGGGTCGTGAGGTGGATGCCGGAGGACGCCATTGTTTGAGTCTAGCGAAAGAACTGCGATTCTTATCGCCCAACATGGCCGAAAGTCCGCGTCAAGGGCGAAGAAGATGGAAGCAACGCCCCACACTTCGAAGGAGCAGTCATGGCCATGGCCGAAGTCCTCACCCCTCGCACGTCCCCTGTCGCCCCGACGCGCACGTTCGGCACCGCCCCCGCCTATGACACTCCTGCGATGGCGGAGCTCGTCGCCTGGGTCGAGGAGATCCGCGCGCTCACACAGCCGGACGCCGTGCACTGGGTGGACGGCTCGCGCGCCGAGAACGACTGGCTGCTGCGCGGACTCGTCGACGAGGGCAAGCTCATCAAGCTGAACCCGGAGTGGCGCCCGGGCTCCTACCTGGCGCGCTCGCACCCCAGCGACGTCGCCCGCACGGAAGCCCGAACCTTCATCGCCTCGGAGCGTGAGGAAGACGCCGGCCCCACGAACAACTGGGCCGATCCGGCCGAGATGCACGCGAAGATGGACGAGATCTTCGAGGGATCGATGCGCGGCCGCACGATGTACGTCGTGCCGTTCTCGATGGGTCGCGTCGGCGGCCCGCTGTCGCACATCGGCGTGCAGATCACCGACAGCGCCTACGCCGTCGCCTCGATCGGCATCATGACGCGCGTGGGCGACGAGGTCACCCGTCAGATCGCCGAGGGCGCACCGTGGGTCAAGACCGTGCACTCCGTCGGCGCTCCCCTGGAGGCGGGCGAGCCGGACGTCGAGTGGCCCTGCAACGACGACAAGTACATCGTCCACTTCCCCGAGACGCTCGAGGTCTACTCGTACGGCTCGGGCTACGGCGGCAACGCGATCCTGGCGAAGAAGTGCTTCGCGCTGCGCATCGCGTCGGTCATCGCGCGTGACGAGGGCTGGCTCGCCGAGCACATGCTCCTCATCCGCGTGATCGACCCGCAGGGCAAGGCGTACCACGTGGCCGCCGCTTTCCCCTCGGCCTGTGGCAAGACGAACCTCGCGATGCTCCGCCCGACGATCCCGGGCTGGAAGGTCGAGACCCTCGGCGACGACATCGCCTGGATCCGTCCCGGCGAGGACGGACGCCTCTGGGCGATCAACCCCGAGGCCGGCTTCTTCGGCGTCGCGCCCGGTACGGGTGAGTCGACCAACGTGACCGCCGTCGAGACCCTGTGGGGGAACACCATCTTCACGAACGTCGCGCTCCGCCCGGACGGGGACGTGTGGTGGGAGGGCCTGACCGACGAGGCCCCCGCCCACCTCGTCGACTGGGAGGGCAACGACTGGACCCCCGACTCCGGTCGGCCCGCCGCGCACCCGAATTCGCGCTTCACCGTGTCGGCCGCGCAGTGCCCGCAGATCTCGGAGGACTGGGAGGAGGCCGTGCCGCTCGACGTCATCCTCTTCGGCGGTCGTCGCGCGAGCAACGTCCCGCTCGTGGTCGAGGCCACCGACTGGACGCACGGCGTCTTCCTCGGCTCGAACATCTCCTCCGAGCGCACGGCCGCGGCCGAGGGCACCGTCGGCGAGCTGCGCCGCGACCCCTTCGCGATGCTGCCGTTCTGTGGCTACAACATGGCCGACTACTTCGGTCACTGGCTGAAGGTCGGCCGTGGCCTGCGCTTCGACCGCGCGCCGCGCATCTTCCAGGTCAACTGGTTCCGTCGCGGAGCCGACGGCCGGTTCCTTTGGCCCGGGTTCGGTGACAACTCCCGCGTCGTCGACTGGATCATCCGCCGGGTGGCCGGCGACGTCCCCGCGGTGGACAGTCCCATCGGCCGCCTGCCGCGCGTGGAGGACCTCAACCTCGACGGGCTCGACATCCCCGCGGAAGACCTCGATGAGCTCTTCTCCGTCGACCCCGAGGCGTGGAAGGCGGAGGCCGACCTCACGGAGGAGTTCTACGACACCTTCGGCGACCGGGTGCCCGCGGCCCTGCGCACCGAACTCGCGTCGCTGCGCTACCGCCTCGCGAAGGCGTAGCCCCCAGACCGGTGCCGGTTCGGGGGAGCCGGCACCCTCGGCCTCCGGGTCGAGTCATACCCGCGAAGGCGGGGCATCAGAGACGAACCCATGGCTGAGTGGTCTCCGACGCCCCGCCTTCGTGGTGCCCGCTCCCGCGGCTACGCGAGGAGCTGGTGACGGGCGAGGTCGCGGTAGAGCGGGGTCGACTCCACCAGTTCCGCATGCGTGCCCTGTCCGACAACCACGCCG harbors:
- a CDS encoding phosphoenolpyruvate carboxykinase (GTP), whose protein sequence is MAMAEVLTPRTSPVAPTRTFGTAPAYDTPAMAELVAWVEEIRALTQPDAVHWVDGSRAENDWLLRGLVDEGKLIKLNPEWRPGSYLARSHPSDVARTEARTFIASEREEDAGPTNNWADPAEMHAKMDEIFEGSMRGRTMYVVPFSMGRVGGPLSHIGVQITDSAYAVASIGIMTRVGDEVTRQIAEGAPWVKTVHSVGAPLEAGEPDVEWPCNDDKYIVHFPETLEVYSYGSGYGGNAILAKKCFALRIASVIARDEGWLAEHMLLIRVIDPQGKAYHVAAAFPSACGKTNLAMLRPTIPGWKVETLGDDIAWIRPGEDGRLWAINPEAGFFGVAPGTGESTNVTAVETLWGNTIFTNVALRPDGDVWWEGLTDEAPAHLVDWEGNDWTPDSGRPAAHPNSRFTVSAAQCPQISEDWEEAVPLDVILFGGRRASNVPLVVEATDWTHGVFLGSNISSERTAAAEGTVGELRRDPFAMLPFCGYNMADYFGHWLKVGRGLRFDRAPRIFQVNWFRRGADGRFLWPGFGDNSRVVDWIIRRVAGDVPAVDSPIGRLPRVEDLNLDGLDIPAEDLDELFSVDPEAWKAEADLTEEFYDTFGDRVPAALRTELASLRYRLAKA